Proteins from a genomic interval of Caulobacter sp. SL161:
- a CDS encoding glycosyltransferase family 61 protein: protein MSRLARLARRVGRKLKALAPAPKAPEPPSLPLRLALADAPGFTRAEAVWCAPGFGVLVDASGQILGGAARQALGFSPDLSALPAVRVDGGVSRLILPEGPPRLATGAVLAGWGDLRSYAGFLLNTLPTLLEASKTGALGARPWVTPPLTAWQNDLLALAGLDAPQTVDASWILLDEATAAPAPAPVASHPMLPEVRARILATLGPAGGARPKLYVSRADAMNAVMIDEEGVEIELAARGYTIIRPETSSTYELIGLFREATVIVAPTGPVLANALFCAPDARIVEIRPPGATSLWVRDLAVLAGATWHGFDAAGEHEALDAPLDPALPPASAFGWRADAAALLAFLAQRS from the coding sequence GTGAGCCGACTGGCCCGTCTCGCCCGCCGGGTCGGTCGCAAACTGAAAGCTCTGGCTCCCGCGCCCAAAGCGCCCGAACCGCCTTCCCTGCCCTTGCGCCTCGCGCTCGCCGACGCGCCGGGGTTCACGCGCGCCGAAGCGGTCTGGTGCGCGCCGGGGTTCGGCGTGCTGGTCGATGCGAGCGGTCAGATCCTGGGCGGCGCCGCGCGCCAGGCGCTGGGCTTCAGTCCGGACCTGTCGGCGCTGCCGGCCGTGCGCGTCGACGGCGGCGTGAGCCGGCTGATCCTACCCGAAGGCCCGCCGCGTCTGGCCACGGGCGCCGTTCTGGCCGGCTGGGGCGACCTGCGCAGCTATGCCGGCTTTCTCCTCAACACCCTGCCGACCCTGCTGGAAGCGTCCAAGACCGGGGCGCTGGGCGCTCGGCCGTGGGTGACGCCGCCCCTGACGGCCTGGCAGAACGATCTTCTGGCCCTGGCCGGACTGGACGCGCCGCAGACCGTCGACGCGTCCTGGATCCTGCTGGACGAGGCCACGGCCGCGCCGGCGCCCGCCCCGGTCGCGTCTCACCCCATGCTGCCCGAGGTCCGCGCGCGGATCCTGGCGACGCTGGGCCCGGCCGGCGGCGCCCGCCCCAAACTCTATGTCAGCCGCGCCGACGCGATGAACGCGGTGATGATCGATGAAGAGGGCGTCGAGATCGAACTGGCGGCGCGCGGCTACACGATCATCCGTCCCGAGACGTCTTCGACGTATGAGCTGATCGGCCTTTTCCGCGAGGCCACGGTCATTGTCGCGCCGACCGGACCCGTGCTGGCCAACGCCCTTTTCTGCGCGCCGGACGCCCGGATCGTGGAGATCCGCCCCCCCGGGGCCACGAGCCTGTGGGTCCGCGACCTGGCGGTGCTCGCCGGCGCGACCTGGCATGGCTTCGACGCAGCGGGCGAGCACGAGGCGCTGGACGCGCCGCTGGATCCGGCCTTGCCGCCCGCCTCGGCGTTCGGCTGGCGCGCCGACGCGGCCGCGCTGCTGGCGTTCCTGGCGCAGCGGAGCTGA
- a CDS encoding glycosyltransferase family 61 protein, with the protein MASFIDLSSADLSPLSGALHGPDRVARALLIQGGALVPPRPMLWPCAGDMLNGLHILGDLHAPDVDLMVAKRVVAGGSGAHLKLDDQLVYAEGAYPYYVQHWYQHDIARQAWDFDAPVTHRLDRAFVITHFNFVWGHWLTEMYPKLFVIRALNAAGITAPLLLPRTAPGYVARIVRMMLPDQEIVTYDPRDEAVEIGAALLPHMLNRNYVFHDFLRWNLEREALSFTKGGDADMLFVSRGGVRTAQSFRELENEAEIEGLAQAAGLILVRPETLGWDQQARLFSRARLVAGEFGSGLHNALLSPQGCQVVSLNWLVEVQSRIGNFRRHDVGYILPADGQARLYSIEPQANQPFTIDPAEFRQKLAIAVDRAQARKAMAGWDDAPFPADTPELRL; encoded by the coding sequence GTGGCTTCCTTCATCGATCTTTCGAGCGCGGACCTTTCACCCCTCTCGGGCGCCCTGCATGGCCCCGACCGCGTGGCGCGCGCCCTGCTGATCCAGGGCGGCGCCCTGGTGCCGCCCCGCCCGATGCTGTGGCCCTGCGCCGGCGACATGCTGAACGGCCTGCACATCCTGGGCGATCTCCACGCGCCCGATGTCGACCTGATGGTGGCCAAACGCGTGGTGGCCGGCGGCTCCGGCGCGCACCTGAAGCTGGACGACCAGCTCGTCTACGCCGAGGGCGCCTATCCCTATTACGTCCAGCACTGGTACCAGCACGACATCGCGCGCCAGGCCTGGGATTTCGATGCGCCGGTGACCCACCGGCTCGACCGGGCCTTCGTGATCACCCACTTCAACTTCGTCTGGGGTCACTGGCTGACCGAGATGTACCCCAAGCTGTTCGTGATCCGCGCCCTGAACGCGGCGGGGATCACCGCGCCGCTGCTGCTGCCCCGGACCGCCCCCGGCTATGTGGCGCGCATCGTGCGGATGATGCTGCCCGACCAGGAGATCGTCACCTACGACCCGCGCGACGAGGCCGTCGAGATCGGCGCGGCCCTGCTACCGCACATGCTGAACCGCAATTATGTGTTCCACGACTTCCTGCGCTGGAACCTTGAGCGCGAGGCCTTGAGCTTCACCAAGGGCGGTGACGCCGACATGCTGTTCGTCAGCCGGGGCGGCGTGCGCACGGCCCAGTCCTTCCGCGAGCTCGAGAACGAGGCCGAGATCGAGGGCCTCGCCCAGGCGGCCGGCCTCATCCTGGTGCGCCCAGAGACCCTGGGCTGGGACCAGCAGGCGCGCCTGTTCTCCCGCGCGCGTCTGGTGGCCGGCGAGTTCGGCTCGGGCCTGCACAACGCCCTGCTGTCACCTCAGGGCTGTCAGGTGGTGTCGCTGAACTGGCTGGTGGAGGTGCAGTCGCGGATCGGCAACTTCCGCCGCCACGACGTCGGCTACATCCTGCCGGCGGACGGCCAGGCCCGGCTCTATTCAATCGAACCCCAGGCCAACCAGCCGTTCACCATCGACCCTGCCGAGTTCCGCCAGAAACTGGCCATCGCGGTCGACCGAGCCCAGGCCCGCAAGGCCATGGCGGGCTGGGACGACGCCCCCTTCCCCGCCGATACGCCGGAACTCAGGCTGTAG